The following proteins come from a genomic window of Takifugu rubripes chromosome 11, fTakRub1.2, whole genome shotgun sequence:
- the sgpp2 gene encoding sphingosine-1-phosphate phosphatase 2: protein MGHEIFYITCLPCIHWNLDPFLCRRLVNMWTMVMYIGQLMKDLLKLPRPPSPPVVKLETRVDVEYGLPSTHAMAATAISFTVLLSAQSRFQFPFQVGLMVAVTMSSLVSLSRLYTGMHSVLDVISGVLLSAVLILLTYPYWEAIDQFQLSSPLSPAVGLMLPLFLSYTYPDLGHYSTTRGDTTTILGAGGGCFAGYWVSERLGPTIEPGGPLPAPLPTLTLHALAWGAARFLVGVLALVGTRQVVKTLSLRVLYAWYKVPRNDSSARRRKEIEVPYKFVTYTAVGLVNSILVNRIFVLLGLS from the exons ATGGGACACGAGATCTTCTACATCACCTGCTTGCCTTGCATCCACTGGAACCTGGACCCATTCCTCTGCCGACGCCTGGTCAACATGTGGACT ATGGTGATGTACATCGGCCAGTTGATGAAGGACTTGCTGAAGCTGCCCCGTCCGCCGTCGCCCCCTGTGGTCAAGCTGGAGACGCGCGTTGACGTAGAGTACGGACTGCCCTCCACCCACGCCATGGCGGCCACCGCCATCTCCTTCACGGTCCTGCTTAGTGCTCAATCCAGGTTCCAG TTTCCGTTCCAGGTGGGCCTGATGGTCGCCGTGACGATGTCGTCCTTGGTGAGCCTGAGCCGCCTCTACACAGGGATGCACTCAGTGCTG GACGTGATCTCAGGCGTTCTGCTCTCAGccgtcctcatcctcctcacttACCCCTACTGGGAGGCCATCGACCAGTTCCAGCTCAGCAGCCCCCTCTCCCCGGCCGTGGGCCTGATGCTGCCGCTCTTCCTGAGCTACACGTACCCGGACCTGGGCCACTACAGCACCACGCGGGGGGATACCACCACCATTCTCGGAGCAGGCGGCGGGTGCTTCGCCGGGTACTGGGTGAGCGAGCGGCTGGGGCCCACTATTGAGCCTGGGGGGCCCTTGCCCGCCCCTTTGCCCACCCTGACGCTGCACGCTCTGGCGTGGGGCGCCGCTCGTTTCCTGGTGGGGGTGTTGGCGTTAGTGGGAACCCGTCAGGTGGTGAAAACGCTGAGCCTGCGGGTGCTGTACGCCTGGTACAAAGTGCCCAGAAACGACAGCagcgccaggaggaggaaggagatcGAAGTGCCCTATAAGTTTGTCACGTACACGGCTGTTGGACTTGTCAACTCCATACTGGTCAACAGGATCTTCGTCCTGCTGGGGCTGTCATGA
- the acsl3a gene encoding long-chain-fatty-acid--CoA ligase 3a isoform X1, producing MKLQEDLSPLLLLLFHCVVSVYTFITFLPACVLSWVSTPEAGSDYGSEGDRAKRAKAHSLLGRPEGPYRAVSSLKELVTSLQPGLDTLDKMFEYTARRFPNRDCLGTREVISEEDEEQCDGKVYKKLVLGEYHWLSYQEVLTAAAQLGGGLASLGQHPKNNIAIFCETRAEWIIAAQACFMYNFRLVTLYSTLGGPAIAHGLKEAQVTHVITSRELLETRLRAILIEVPRLQHIIVVDSAPTSWLGYPHGISVHNMAAVQKLGARSEAAARERKPPLPSDVAVIMYTSGSTGIPKGVIISHSNLIAGIAGISERIPNMCEEDTYIGYLPLAHVLELCAELICVSYGCRIGYSSPQTLADQSTKIKKGSRGDASVLRPTLMAAVPEIMDRIYKNVMNKVEEMNWAQRTLFLLAYNYKLEQLAKGNSTPLCDKLVFRKIRSLLGGRTRILLSGGAPLSAATQRFMNVCFCCPVGQGYGLTETCGAGTISEYWDYSTGRVGGPLVCCEVQLKDWVEGGYRSTDKPHPRGEILIGGPNVTMGYYRSEAKKQDDFLEDENGQRWFCTGDIGEIHEDGCLKIIDRKKDLVKLQAGEYVSLGKVEAVLKSCPLVDNICAYANSDESYVIGFVVPNQKHFLALAEQYDVRGSRNELCNSETMEELVLKAITETPLAAQLERFEIPRKIRLSPDPWTPETGLVTDAYKLKRKELKTHYLKDIERMYGGK from the exons atgaagctgcaggaggacctgAGCcctttgctgctgcttctctttcaCTGCGTCGTTTCAGTCtacaccttcatcaccttcctGCCCGCCTGCGTCCTCAGTTGGGTCTCCACGCCAGAGGCTGGGAGCGACTATGGCTCAGAGGGGGATCGAGCCAAGAGGGCGAAGGCGCACTCGTTGCTGGGACGTCCGGAGGGACCCTACAGAGCGGTGAGCTCACTCAAGGAGCTGGTGACATCACTGCAGCCTGGGCTGGACACCCTGGACAAGATGTTCGAGTACACGGCCAGGCGGTTCCCAAACAGGGACTGTCTGGGAACGAGAGAGGTCATCagcgaggaagacgaggagcagTGTGATGGAAAGGTCTACAAAAAG ctggttctgggtGAGTACCACTGGCTCTCCTATCAGGAGgtcctcacagcagcagctcagctgggCGGGGGGCTGGCGTCACTCGGTCAACATCCCAAAAACAACATTGCCATTTTCTGTGAGACGCGAGCCGAGTGGATCATCGCTGCCCAGGCCTGCTTCATGTACAACTTCCGCT tggtCACTCTGTACTCCACGCTGGGGGGTCCGGCCATCGCTCACGGGTTGAAGGAGGCCCAGGTCACCCATGTCATCACCAGCAGGGAGCTCCTGGAGACCAGACTCAGG gctaTCCTTATCGAAGTGCCGAGGCTGCAGCACATCATCGTGGTGGACAGTGCTCCGACGTCATGGCTCGGGTATCCGCATGGCATCAGTGTCCACAACATGGCTGCTGTTCAGAAACTGGGAGCCAGGTCTGAGGCtg CAGCACGTGAGCGCAAGCCGCCGTTGCCCTCGGACGTCGCCGTCATCATGTACACCAGCGGCTCCACGGGCATTCCCAAAGGTGTCATCATCTCCCATAGCAACCTAATCGCTGGCATCGCTGGGATTTCGGAGCGGATTCCAAACATGTG TGAGGAGGACACCTACATCGGCTACCTGCCGCTGGCCCACGTCCTGGAGCTCTGCGCGGAACTCATATGTGTTTCTTACGGCTGCAGGATCGGCTACTCTTCGCCTCAGACTCTCGCTGACCAG TCTACAAAGAtcaaaaaaggaagcagaggagacGCCAGTGTCCTGCGGCCCACTCTGATGGCAGCCGTGCCG GAAATAATGGATCGCATCTATAAGAATGTGATGAACAAAGTGGAAGAGATGAACTGGGCCCAGAGAACCCTCTTCCTGCTGGCGTACAACTACAAGCTGGAGCAGCTCGCCAAGGGAAACAGCACGCCGCTGTGCGACAA GCTGGTGTTCCGGAAGATTCGCTCCCTGCTGGGAGGTCGAACACGCATCCTGCTGTCAGGTGGAGCGCCGCTGTCTGCTGCCACTCAGCGCTTCATGAACGTGTGTTTCTGTTGCCCGGTGGGGCAGGGCTACGGCCTGACGGAGACCTGCGGGGCCGGAACCATCAGCGAAT ACTGGGATTACAGCACTGGCAGAGTGGGAGGACCACTGGTTTGCTGTGAGGTCCAGCTGAAGGACTGGGTggagg GTGGGTACCGCAGCACGGACAAGCCACATCCCAGAGGAGAGATCCTGATTGGCGGGCCCAACGTCACCATGGGGTATTACAGGAGCGAGGCCAAGAAGCAGGACGATTTCTTGGAGGACGAGAACGGACAGCGGTGGTTCTGCACAGGGGACATCGGGGAGATCCACGAGGACGGCTGCCTGAAGATAATag ATCGTAAGAAAGACCTGGTGAAGCTGCAGGCGGGCGAGTACGTCTCCCTGGGGAAGGTGGAGGCCGTGTTGAAGAGCTGCCCCCTGGTTGACAACATCTGCGCGTATGCAAACAG CGATGAATCCTACGTGATTGGCTTCGTGGTTCCCAATCAGAAGCATTTTCTGGCGTTGGCTGAGCAGTATGACGTCCGAGGCTCGCGGAATGAGCTGTGCAACAGTGAAACCATGGAGGAGCTGGTCCTTAAAGCCATCACCGAGACACCCCTGGCAG CCCAGCTGGAGCGCTTTGAAATCCCGCGTAAGATCCGTCTGAGCCCGGACCCGTGGACCCCGGAGACGGGGTTAGTGACTGACGCCTACAAGCTGAAACGCAAGGAGCTGAAAACGCATTACCTGAAAGACATAGAGAGGATGTACGGCGGGAAATAA
- the acsl3a gene encoding long-chain-fatty-acid--CoA ligase 3a isoform X2: MKLQEDLSPLLLLLFHCVVSVYTFITFLPACVLSWVSTPEAGSDYGSEGDRAKRAKAHSLLGRPEGPYRAVSSLKELVTSLQPGLDTLDKMFEYTARRFPNRDCLGTREVISEEDEEQCDGKVYKKLVLGEYHWLSYQEVLTAAAQLGGGLASLGQHPKNNIAIFCETRAEWIIAAQACFMYNFRLVTLYSTLGGPAIAHGLKEAQVTHVITSRELLETRLRAILIEVPRLQHIIVVDSAPTSWLGYPHGISVHNMAAVQKLGARSEAARERKPPLPSDVAVIMYTSGSTGIPKGVIISHSNLIAGIAGISERIPNMCEEDTYIGYLPLAHVLELCAELICVSYGCRIGYSSPQTLADQSTKIKKGSRGDASVLRPTLMAAVPEIMDRIYKNVMNKVEEMNWAQRTLFLLAYNYKLEQLAKGNSTPLCDKLVFRKIRSLLGGRTRILLSGGAPLSAATQRFMNVCFCCPVGQGYGLTETCGAGTISEYWDYSTGRVGGPLVCCEVQLKDWVEGGYRSTDKPHPRGEILIGGPNVTMGYYRSEAKKQDDFLEDENGQRWFCTGDIGEIHEDGCLKIIDRKKDLVKLQAGEYVSLGKVEAVLKSCPLVDNICAYANSDESYVIGFVVPNQKHFLALAEQYDVRGSRNELCNSETMEELVLKAITETPLAAQLERFEIPRKIRLSPDPWTPETGLVTDAYKLKRKELKTHYLKDIERMYGGK, from the exons atgaagctgcaggaggacctgAGCcctttgctgctgcttctctttcaCTGCGTCGTTTCAGTCtacaccttcatcaccttcctGCCCGCCTGCGTCCTCAGTTGGGTCTCCACGCCAGAGGCTGGGAGCGACTATGGCTCAGAGGGGGATCGAGCCAAGAGGGCGAAGGCGCACTCGTTGCTGGGACGTCCGGAGGGACCCTACAGAGCGGTGAGCTCACTCAAGGAGCTGGTGACATCACTGCAGCCTGGGCTGGACACCCTGGACAAGATGTTCGAGTACACGGCCAGGCGGTTCCCAAACAGGGACTGTCTGGGAACGAGAGAGGTCATCagcgaggaagacgaggagcagTGTGATGGAAAGGTCTACAAAAAG ctggttctgggtGAGTACCACTGGCTCTCCTATCAGGAGgtcctcacagcagcagctcagctgggCGGGGGGCTGGCGTCACTCGGTCAACATCCCAAAAACAACATTGCCATTTTCTGTGAGACGCGAGCCGAGTGGATCATCGCTGCCCAGGCCTGCTTCATGTACAACTTCCGCT tggtCACTCTGTACTCCACGCTGGGGGGTCCGGCCATCGCTCACGGGTTGAAGGAGGCCCAGGTCACCCATGTCATCACCAGCAGGGAGCTCCTGGAGACCAGACTCAGG gctaTCCTTATCGAAGTGCCGAGGCTGCAGCACATCATCGTGGTGGACAGTGCTCCGACGTCATGGCTCGGGTATCCGCATGGCATCAGTGTCCACAACATGGCTGCTGTTCAGAAACTGGGAGCCAGGTCTGAGGCtg CACGTGAGCGCAAGCCGCCGTTGCCCTCGGACGTCGCCGTCATCATGTACACCAGCGGCTCCACGGGCATTCCCAAAGGTGTCATCATCTCCCATAGCAACCTAATCGCTGGCATCGCTGGGATTTCGGAGCGGATTCCAAACATGTG TGAGGAGGACACCTACATCGGCTACCTGCCGCTGGCCCACGTCCTGGAGCTCTGCGCGGAACTCATATGTGTTTCTTACGGCTGCAGGATCGGCTACTCTTCGCCTCAGACTCTCGCTGACCAG TCTACAAAGAtcaaaaaaggaagcagaggagacGCCAGTGTCCTGCGGCCCACTCTGATGGCAGCCGTGCCG GAAATAATGGATCGCATCTATAAGAATGTGATGAACAAAGTGGAAGAGATGAACTGGGCCCAGAGAACCCTCTTCCTGCTGGCGTACAACTACAAGCTGGAGCAGCTCGCCAAGGGAAACAGCACGCCGCTGTGCGACAA GCTGGTGTTCCGGAAGATTCGCTCCCTGCTGGGAGGTCGAACACGCATCCTGCTGTCAGGTGGAGCGCCGCTGTCTGCTGCCACTCAGCGCTTCATGAACGTGTGTTTCTGTTGCCCGGTGGGGCAGGGCTACGGCCTGACGGAGACCTGCGGGGCCGGAACCATCAGCGAAT ACTGGGATTACAGCACTGGCAGAGTGGGAGGACCACTGGTTTGCTGTGAGGTCCAGCTGAAGGACTGGGTggagg GTGGGTACCGCAGCACGGACAAGCCACATCCCAGAGGAGAGATCCTGATTGGCGGGCCCAACGTCACCATGGGGTATTACAGGAGCGAGGCCAAGAAGCAGGACGATTTCTTGGAGGACGAGAACGGACAGCGGTGGTTCTGCACAGGGGACATCGGGGAGATCCACGAGGACGGCTGCCTGAAGATAATag ATCGTAAGAAAGACCTGGTGAAGCTGCAGGCGGGCGAGTACGTCTCCCTGGGGAAGGTGGAGGCCGTGTTGAAGAGCTGCCCCCTGGTTGACAACATCTGCGCGTATGCAAACAG CGATGAATCCTACGTGATTGGCTTCGTGGTTCCCAATCAGAAGCATTTTCTGGCGTTGGCTGAGCAGTATGACGTCCGAGGCTCGCGGAATGAGCTGTGCAACAGTGAAACCATGGAGGAGCTGGTCCTTAAAGCCATCACCGAGACACCCCTGGCAG CCCAGCTGGAGCGCTTTGAAATCCCGCGTAAGATCCGTCTGAGCCCGGACCCGTGGACCCCGGAGACGGGGTTAGTGACTGACGCCTACAAGCTGAAACGCAAGGAGCTGAAAACGCATTACCTGAAAGACATAGAGAGGATGTACGGCGGGAAATAA
- the rnf228 gene encoding E3 ubiquitin-protein ligase RNF152, with protein sequence MAKDDMAEVDLASNGVEPPGEPTAAFPYEEYECKICYNYFDLDRRAPKILECLHTFCEECLNTLHLREERPWRVSCPVCRHRTPVPDYRIQNLPNNTKVTEDFPLYIDSDPLPQDALPPYPPPLHPALVALRREEASGASSASQATPSTTVSTATTLSQDSVRYDSCHSCKRVALTTGCVCVIFSFLSMLVLLFMGLIFVHSHGIPPLPAGPICLSVASILAMFSVVVTWLICWLKYRPDHETGRPSTTSNSRRNA encoded by the coding sequence ATGGCGAAAGATGACATGGCAGAGGTAGATTTGGCATCAAACGGAGTGGAACCCCCCGGCGAGCCCACCGCGGCGTTTCCCTACGAGGAGTACGAATGCAAAATCTGCTATAATTATTTCGATCTTGACCGCCGGGCTCCGAAGATCTTGGAGTGCTTGCACACGTTTTGCGAGGAGTGCCTAAACACGCTTCACCTCCGGGAGGAGCGGCCATGGCGCGTCAGCTGCCCGGTCTGTCGCCACCGGACTCCAGTGCCGGATTATCGGATACAAAACCTCCCCAACAACACCAAGGTGACGGAAGACTTCCCGCTTTACATCGACTCGGATCCGCTGCCTCAGGACGCTCTGCCGCCGTACCCGCCGCCTCTGCACCCGGCTCTGGTCGCCCTCCGGCGGGAGGAGGCGTCGGGGGCGTCCAGCGCCAGCCAGGCGACGCCGTCCACCACCGTGTCCACGGCCACCACGCTCTCCCAGGACTCGGTGCGCTACgacagctgccacagctgcaaGAGAGTGGCGCTGACGACCGGCTGCGTCTGCGTgatcttctccttcctgtccatgctggtgctgctgttcaTGGGCCTCATCTTTGTGCACAGTCACGGCATTCCTCCCTTGCCCGCGGGACCCATTTGCTTGTCGGTAGCCAGCATCCTGGCCATGTTCTCTGTGGTGGTCACGTGGCTGATCTGCTGGCTCAAATACAGACCGGATCACGAGACGGGCCGCCCATCCACCACCAGTAACTCCAGAAGAAACGCCTGA
- the kcne4 gene encoding potassium voltage-gated channel subfamily E member 4 encodes MTQWGFQSRRAQFTVSMTSRGSRSIKASSCSCPNFTPELDNSWNKIGGFASSFPLHFVFARTEMEHQENSTASLSPHTRSPAHAQTSNTDGNAFLYILIVISFYGVFLCGIMLGYFRSKRREKKRVNIFTRLVHDEERREWGALPKKHSLLFPGAASPLQASLQFCGNHGNHFGHVRSEGALPFPLACALCTEQSSVSSLCSSAETRCAIEEESDSGTAEENTKGGSENSGDDSG; translated from the exons ATGACCCAGTGGGGCTTCCAGAGCCGCAGGGCTCAGTTTACAGTCTCCATGACGTCACGAGGGTCGCGATCTATAAAAGCTTCATCGTGCTCGTGTCCCAACTTTACTCCAGAGTTGGATAACAGCTGGAATAAGATCGGAGGTTTTGCATCAAGTTTTCCTCTTCACTTTG TGTTTGCACGGACAGAAATGGAGCACCAGGAGAACTCCACCGCATCCCTGTCTCCGCACACACGGAGCCCCGCGCACGCCCAGACCAGCAACACCGACGGGAACGCGTTCCTGTACATCCTGATAGTCATATCTTTCTACGGAGTCTTCCTCTGTGGGATTATGCTGGGCTACTTCCGCTCAAAAcgcagagagaagaagagggtcAACATCTTCACGCGCCTGGTGCACGACGAAGAGCGGCGGGAGTGGGGGGCGCTGCCCAAGAAGCACAGCCTCCTCTTCCCGGGCGCTGCCTCCCCGCTGCAGGCGTCCCTTCAGTTCTGCGGTAACCACGGCAACCACTTCGGACACGTCCGCTCTGAGGGCGCGCTGCCCTTTCCGCTGGCGTGCGCGCTGTGCACGGAGCAGAGCAGCGTCAGCTCCCTGTGCTCGTCCGCGGAGACCCGCTGCGCAATAGAGGAAGAGTCAGACAGCGGCACGGCGGAGGAGAACACGAAGGGGGGGTCCGAGAACAGCGGCGATGACTCCGGCTGA
- the farsb gene encoding phenylalanine--tRNA ligase beta subunit — translation MPTVGVKRDLLFQALGRTYTDEEFDELCFEFGLELDEITSEKEIISKEKGDCKASGASEVILYKIDVPANRYDLLCLEGLVRGMQVFKNKMEAPRYRRVGPARGQPQRLVITKDTAAVRPYAVAAVLRDITFTQERYDSFIELQEKLHQNICRRRTLVAIGTHDLDTISGPFTFTAKPPADISFKPLNQTKEFTAVQLMSLYKADNHLKHFLHIIEDRPVYPVIYDSNGVVLSMPPIINGDHSKITLKTKNVFIECTATDLTKAKVVLDMMVTMFSEYCSQPFTVEEAEVVSPDGQIYKYPELAYRKEKLSGQLINKKIGISESTERIAQLLTRMCLLSHPTGVGDEIEVEIPPTRSDVIHACDIVEDAAMAYGFNNITRTIPRTYTIANQFPLNKLTELMRQEMAAAGFTEALNFALCSQEDISDKLGKKIADTKAVHISNPKTAEFQVARTSLLPGLLKTIAANRKMPLPLKLFEISDVVLKDETKDVGARNCRRLSAIYYNKNPGFEVIHGLLDRTMQLLEVKLGRGDGYHIQAADDSTFFPGRCAEIFVQGKSVGRLGVIHPDVITRFELNMPCSALELDIEPFLGRAAETSLTNEVPMQEVVKRRFPVKEESSQAPPSCPASTKTVFGDMSTPVGLKALNEFLADRSYMEGFWASQADTSVFDSLPVAPSPTLCHLRRWYNHIKSLQAERGSLPSAKTQFVLHDASGNDASDDDIDLFGSEGEEEAAEAARVKEQRLAEYAAKKSKKPALIAKSSILLDVKPWDDETDMKKLEECVRSVSMEGLLWGQSKLVPVGYGIKKLQIGCVVEDDKVGTDVLEEAITAFEDHVQSVDVAAFNKI, via the exons ATGCCGACTGTTGGGGTAAAACGGGATCTCCTCTTCCAAGCTTTGGGTCGAACATATA CTGACGAAGAGTTTGACGAGCTGTGCTTTGAGTTCGGACTGGAGCTCGATGAAATT ACCTCTGAGAAGGAGATAATTAGCAAAGAGAAGGGTGACTGCAAAGCATCGGGAGCATCTGAGGTCATTCTCTATAAGATCGATGTGCCAGCTAATCGCTATGACCTCTTATGTCTGGAGGGGTTGGTCCGTGGGATGCAGGTCTTCAAAAACAA GATGGAGGCCCCTCGCTACAGACGCGTGGGCCCGGCCCGTGGGCAGCCTCAGAGGCTGGTTATTACGAAGGAC ACAGCAGCAGTGCGACCGTACGCTGTGGCAGCGGTGTTGAGAGACATCACCTTCACACAGGAGCGATACGACAGCTTCAtcgagctgcaggagaaactccatcagaacatctgcag GAGGAGAACCCTGGTGGCCATTGGGACCCATGATCTGGACACCATATCCGGTCCTTTCACATTCACAGCCAAaccacctgcagacatcagCTTCAAACCCCTAAACCAGACTAAAGAGTTCACTGCTGTCCAGCTGATGAGCCTCTACAAG GCAGACAATCACCTGAAGCACTTCCTTCATATTATTGAAGACAGGCCTGTGTACCCTGTCATCTACGACAGCAACGGCGTCGTTCTGTCCATGCCTCCCATCATCAATG GGGACCATTCAAAAATTACCCTAAAGACAAAGAACGTGTTTATCGAGTGCACGGCCACAGATCTGACCAAG GCGAAGGTTGTGTTGGACATGATGGTCACCATGTTCAGCGAGTATTGTTCACAGCCCTTCAC ggtggaggaggctgaggtggtgtctccagatggccagatcTACAAATATCCA GAGTTGGCCTACAGGAAAGAGAAGCTTTCCGGACAGTTGATCAATAAGAAAATCGGCATTAG CGAGTCAACGGAGAGGATCGCCCAGTTGCTGACTAGGATGTGCCTGCTGTCCCACCCCACCGGCGTGGGGGATGAGATCGAGGTCGAGATCCCGCCCACTCGCTCGGACGTCATCCACGCCTGCGACATCGTCGAGGATGCCGCCATGGCCTACGGATTCAACAACATCACCCGCACCATCCCTCGCACCTACACCATAGCTAACCAG TTTCCATTGAATAAACTCACAGAGCTGATGAGGCAGGAAATGGCGGCTGCAGGATTTACAGAAGCTCTCAACTTTGCTTTG TGTTCTCAAGAAGATATTTCAGACAAGCTTGGAAAGAAGATTGCAGACACCAAAGCAGTGCATATTTCCAACCCCAAGACTGCTGAGTTCCAG gtggcgcgCACCTCTTTATTGCCCGGCCTGTTGAAAACCATTGCTGCCAACAGGAAGATGCCTCTTCCTCTCAAACTCTTCGAGATATCTGACGTGGTGCTGAAGGATGAAACGAAAG ATGTGGGCGCCAGGAACTGCAGGCGCTTGTCTGCCATTTACTACAACAAGAACCCGGGCTTTGAGGTGATTCACGGCCTGCTGGACCGGACCATGCAGCTTCTGGAGGTGAAGCTTGGACGGGGGGACGGCTACCACATCCAGGCAGCAGATG ACTCCACCTTTTTCCCGGGTCGCTGTGCGGAGATATTCGTTCAGGGGAAGAGCGTCGGGCGTCTCGGAGTCATCCACCCGGACGTCATCACCCGCTTCGAGCTGAACATGCCCTGCTCGGCCCTGGAGTTGGACATCGAACCTTTCCT TGGTCGCGCTGCTGAAACCAGCCTCACCAATGAAGTCCCCATGCAGGAAGTCGTCAAGCGCAGGTTTCCTGTCAAAGAAGAGTCCTCGCAGGCCCCGCCTTCCTGCCCCGCCTCCACCAAAACTGTGTTTGGCGACATGAGCACACCAGTTGGCCTCAAAGCTCTCAACGAGTTCCTGGCGGACAGAAGCTATATGGAGGGCTTCTGGGCGTCCCAGGCTGACACCTCAGTGTTTGACTCCCTCCCTGTGGCTCCGTCACCAACACTCTGCCACCTGCGGCGTTGGTATAACCACATCAAGTCTCTCCAGGCTGAACGAGGCAGCCTACCGTCAGCCAAGACCCAGTTTGTCCTTCACGATGCCTCAGGAAACGACGCCAGCGACGACGACATCGACCTCTTTGGCtcggagggcgaggaagaggcCGCGGAGGCGGCGAGAGTGAAGGAGCAGCGCCTGGCCGAATACGCCGCCAAGAAATCCAAGAAGCCAGCTCTCATCGCCAAGTCCTCCATCCTGCTGGACGTCAAGCCGTGGGACGACGAGACCGAtatgaagaagctggaggaatgTGTTCGCAGCGTCAGCATGGAGGGGCTGCTGTGGGGACAGTCCAAGCTGGTCCCCGTAGGCTACGGCATCAAGAAGCTCCAGATCGGCTGCGTGGTGGAGGACGATAAGGTGGGCACCGACGTGCTGGAGGAGGCCATCACCGCCTTCGAGGATCACGTGCAGTCTGTCGACGTGGCCGCCTTCAACAAGATCTGA